A segment of the Cinclus cinclus chromosome 3, bCinCin1.1, whole genome shotgun sequence genome:
ACTGAGCCCACTCCTCCAGCTGTCAGGGTGCTCTGACACTATCctgtcagtgctgccttttGTGCTGGTGTATTTTGTAGTGGCAGCGCCATGACCAGCTGACACAAGGGGTGGCTGCAAGGTTACAGCAGGTGCCTCTGGCTGGAGTAACCCCAGGCTGGAGCATTTTGCTGCAGCCTTTTCTGGCCATCCCTCTTCCATACTGCAGGCATGGGTGGGGGcctcagctgcagaggggaaggGCACCTGCTGTCCCAGGGGCCAGGTGCCAGCACGTGGAGCCAGGGTGAGTTTCAGCTGTCCCAGGATTAGCAGCAGGGAGCTGCGTGCAACGTAGGTGCTGACGCAAAGCTGCTTGCGTGAGGGATTCTCAGCCTGTCCTTTCCCTGGCACGGGCCAGCAGCCTCCCAAGGAGGTGACCTGCACGTAGCTCCCCTCTGAGATCACACTCTACGCTGGCACAGAGCTTGGTCCTGGCCTCTGCATGTGGTGCCTTTGAAATGGCCAGTTAGTGATTTCAGGGACAGGGTTTGCTTTTTAAGAGCGTTGTTTCTGACCATGTCTCTATGCTTATCTCATTAATTATTCATCTTGGACCTTTCCTTTGGTTCCTTTCAGCAACATGTTACAAGGGTAACATGCTAAAACACTCTGTATGAGGAATGGCAATGTTGAGGACCAGTTTACACAAGGAAAGGCAGACTGTCACCTTGGAGAGGAATAAATCCAAATTTCTTTGGTACTATTTGAAGACATGAGAAAATGAAGCTCAGTAAATGAATTTATATCAAACACTCAAGAAAGGGAAGTAAACCCTTTTCCCTTTGGGAGCATGGGAGTTTGAGGTTGTTATCAAATGGGAAGCTTTCACAGCTCTAGGGAAGGAGGTTTTTCTTCGGGTGTGCTGACCTGAACAGTGCTGTGGCTTTTATCTTTTCCTGTAAGTGTGATTAGAGTCACTCCCTTCCCCGTCTGAACCATTGCATCTTATTTTCCAAGCAGTGAAATGGGCTTTGGCAGCATTAGCAGTATCTGGGCGCAGTGAAAACAAGTCTGTGTTTACAAGGAAGCCCTTTGTCCTGGCAGTTAAAAACTGCAAACCTGCTGCAGATGTCTTAGAGGTGTGATAGtacctgctgctttcccagcacCGTTGTTGCCTTGATGCAGTGCGCTCCAGCTACTTAACAAATGGGCAGCCCTCGGTGGAACGATTCCCCATCAGCTTTAAAACCCACTTCTCAGGGAACTATTTTCATCACGTGGTGCTTGGGATTTACTGCAACGGCCGCTATGGCTCGCTGGGCATGAGCAGGCGATCAGATCTGATGGACAAACCTCTCACTTACCGAACTCTGAGCGACCTCATCTTCGATTTTGAAGACTCCTACAAAAAGTACTTGCATTCAGTCAAAAAAGTCAAAATTGGATTGTATGTCCCGCACGAGCCGCACAGCTTCCAGCCCATCGAGTGGAAACAGCTGGTCCTCAATGTGTCCAAAATGATGCGCACAGAAGTCAGAAAGGAGCTGGAGAAGTTTGCCAGGGATATGAGGATGAAGGTAAGTCCGTGCATGTGGGTGTTGGGCTCAGGAGGAAGCTGTGCCTTGTCCCATTCTGCAGAGATGGGTCTTGCTCTGTGTCAGCCTGAGATCATGCAGGTATCAGGTGTGCTGGGTGGGGGGTGCTTGCATCTCCCTTGGTGCTGCTTCCCCAGGACTTGGTGTGCTTTCAAGCCCTTACAGCTATTTAGTTGAAGGATCTCCCATTTAGCCTGGGAAATGCTTGAACCCATACTTGAATATCAATTGAACCTTGAATCCATACTTGTCCCTGGCTACCAGGGAACTGTTGCCCAATTTTCTTTCCTCAATGACTCCAGAAGAAGGTGGTTGGGAAAAATCAGCGTGGCTGGGGCTGGAACTGCCTGGAAGAGTGGCCTGGTCGCAGGTgttgggggcggggggggtgggTCTGCGTTTTCCATCTGAGTTGCAGGAGTTGCCATGGAACATCTGTGTCAGTGGTTGCCTCTCCTTGACATGCCAGGGGCCTGATGTCTACCACCTCCAGCTAGATCACAGAGTAGGTTATGTGGGAAAGGCGAGTAAAGGGACTCCCTGACAGACTGGTGCTTCCCTGCTGGCTGGTTGGACTGAAGAACTCATTGGGAAACAACGGGGAGACAGGGCAGGCTGCCAGGGGCCTGGAGGGTTTGGCTGCCCTTGGGGACAAGGGGTGTCCCTGACCGTGCCACTGAGCCTGGCGTGGGCGAGGAGCTGTTTGTGGTCACAGTGGAAGCGGATTTGGTGCCTGTccagctggctgccagcagcaggagcagagcaggtgtGTTGCTAAGTATGGGTTTGGCTCTTGTGGAGAGGTATGTGGCATCGTGTCCAAGTTATTCTGGGTTCTTGTCCCCTTCCCTGCTAAAGGACGGCTCCTACGTAGCAGCCACGTGCCTTTTGGCTGAGACATCTGCCCCCTTGCCTTGACCTTGGTTGTGAGCCTTGCCAGTGGCATCATAGCCCCTATGTTCTGCTGCCATCTCTCCTGCCCTGCCAAGGAGTTTTGAGAGCCACCTTGTGCCATGCTGTCACCTTAAGCATATGGGCTTGATTACTGATGTAAttaagtttgggttttttccttcttctctattcATATGCTTGTAATACTATCCAGAGAGCAAACAGCTGAAGCAGGCTCGAGTTGAAGAAGTCCATATATGTGGATGACTTACTGAATTTTGTACTTGCTTTTGATAGAGGGACCagctctctgtgtgtgctgggctgtgaCACTGGGTCTGGTTCTGATGAATGCCTCAGGGCCAGGACCACAGCCCTGAGCCCTTGAAGGCTGAAGGCCCTGCACTTGGTCTTTGCCTTGAATTACTACAGAATACAGAGGGCTTCCATTTGTCAGTGGGCTGAGTTTGGAGGATCAGGTCTTTCAAGCAGTCCTGAGTGTGAGTGTAATGCTGA
Coding sequences within it:
- the VASH2 gene encoding tubulinyl-Tyr carboxypeptidase 2 isoform X2, translating into MWGHVERVHPDGGAVAAAIRSAARLARPSVPPVPNYKLSMSIPEWLQAIQTYMKLLHYLTNGQPSVERFPISFKTHFSGNYFHHVVLGIYCNGRYGSLGMSRRSDLMDKPLTYRTLSDLIFDFEDSYKKYLHSVKKVKIGLYVPHEPHSFQPIEWKQLVLNVSKMMRTEVRKELEKFARDMRMKILKPSSAHSPVKERSRGKSLSPRRRQGSPQRRACRRDKSPAVLDKKGDLATLNEVGYQLRI